One genomic window of Undibacterium cyanobacteriorum includes the following:
- a CDS encoding CapA family protein, giving the protein MQARFKRATFFCIAVATLLASLISSAHAATSNQIKSEKSLSLVFVGDIVLDGKAGEHIQRGADPFKGVKRIFESADLRIANLECVVALQGEVVDKNFNFRAHPRTLPYLAKYVDAVSIANNHSGDFGPKAFSEMLTHLQQHQIGFFGGGNDLQQAHKPFIIEKNGYRIALLGYNEFMPRSFEATAKDAGVAWSEDEQVAADIRDARSVYSADIVIPFMHWGWENELRSGPRQRALARKMIDAGADAVIGGHPHVIQDTEEYKGKPIIYSLGNFMIDAMDNANQARGWAVRLELKGTSVQRWQTQLIQLDEEGIPNSTDELSACWSKEKGLQTQCKPFVAK; this is encoded by the coding sequence ATGCAAGCTAGGTTTAAACGGGCTACATTTTTTTGTATCGCTGTAGCGACTCTACTCGCCAGTCTCATCAGCTCCGCACATGCCGCGACGTCGAACCAAATCAAATCAGAAAAATCGCTGAGCCTTGTTTTTGTCGGTGACATCGTACTCGATGGCAAAGCTGGTGAGCACATACAGCGCGGGGCGGATCCGTTTAAAGGCGTAAAAAGAATTTTTGAAAGCGCCGACCTGAGAATCGCCAATCTCGAATGCGTGGTCGCCTTACAAGGCGAAGTGGTCGATAAGAACTTCAACTTCCGTGCGCATCCGAGAACTTTGCCTTACTTGGCAAAATATGTTGATGCCGTATCGATCGCTAACAATCATTCTGGAGATTTTGGACCGAAGGCTTTCAGCGAAATGCTGACTCACTTGCAACAGCATCAGATCGGTTTCTTTGGTGGTGGGAATGATCTCCAGCAAGCACACAAACCATTCATCATCGAGAAGAATGGATATCGCATCGCCCTGCTGGGCTACAACGAATTTATGCCAAGAAGTTTTGAGGCCACGGCGAAAGATGCTGGGGTCGCTTGGAGTGAAGACGAACAAGTTGCCGCAGATATCCGCGACGCCCGCTCTGTGTACAGCGCTGACATCGTCATCCCTTTCATGCATTGGGGTTGGGAAAACGAATTGCGATCAGGACCTCGGCAACGTGCTCTAGCACGCAAAATGATTGATGCGGGAGCCGATGCTGTCATCGGTGGACACCCTCATGTGATTCAAGATACCGAAGAATACAAAGGCAAGCCTATTATCTACAGTCTCGGCAATTTCATGATCGATGCAATGGACAACGCCAATCAAGCGCGTGGTTGGGCTGTGCGACTGGAATTGAAAGGCACCTCAGTGCAACGCTGGCAAACCCAGTTAATACAACTCGATGAAGAAGGCATACCGAACAGCACAGATGAACTAAGTGCATGCTGGTCCAAAGAAAAAGGCTTACAGACACAATGCAAGCCCTTCGTCGCAAAATGA
- a CDS encoding 2Fe-2S iron-sulfur cluster-binding protein: MQENQTILNAAQEAGIRFVSSCRNGSCRTCLCLVKSGRVRHLIEWPSLSFDEKDDGYALACVATIDSDVEIETDQAFLF, encoded by the coding sequence GTGCAAGAAAACCAAACGATACTTAATGCAGCACAAGAAGCGGGTATTCGTTTCGTGAGCTCTTGTCGCAATGGGAGTTGTCGTACCTGCCTATGCTTGGTGAAAAGCGGCAGAGTACGACATCTGATTGAGTGGCCCAGCTTAAGTTTTGATGAGAAAGATGACGGTTATGCCTTGGCCTGTGTCGCCACGATAGACAGCGATGTGGAAATCGAAACCGATCAAGCGTTTCTTTTCTGA
- a CDS encoding SCP2 sterol-binding domain-containing protein, with the protein MDLQACAAKIREKLGQDSSLNAVLKFDCGSDGVIVVDAIVRPHLVDHVDRDADCTVSLSLSDLGKLLNGELNPVMGFMSGQLKLAGDMSIAMRLQKVV; encoded by the coding sequence ATGGATTTGCAAGCTTGCGCAGCGAAGATTCGCGAGAAGTTAGGGCAGGACAGTAGCCTCAACGCTGTTTTGAAATTTGATTGTGGGTCTGATGGTGTGATCGTGGTCGATGCGATTGTGCGCCCGCATCTCGTTGATCACGTTGATCGTGATGCTGATTGTACCGTGAGCCTGAGCCTGAGTGACCTTGGTAAATTATTGAATGGTGAATTGAATCCAGTGATGGGTTTCATGTCGGGACAACTGAAGCTCGCCGGTGATATGAGTATCGCCATGCGCTTGCAAAAAGTGGTTTGA
- a CDS encoding class I SAM-dependent methyltransferase → MAENSLAAYYAAVAEIYEDKYLEPDLDEDAEAAAEHVSEALANHEVLELGCGTGYWTEAIAENAKSVLATDINPIMLEIAQEREFVLENVEFAELDWLNPELPEGRRFTACFGGGVWSHIKREDYTKVFKHLRQTLGAGGFVVLVDDNFVEDFTPPTARTDAEGNTYQMRQLPDGSRMEVLKNFPSDSFLKKKFSAVARDVRLSRNEFFWMLTCVLK, encoded by the coding sequence ATGGCAGAAAATAGTTTGGCTGCGTATTACGCGGCTGTCGCAGAGATTTATGAAGACAAGTATCTGGAACCTGATTTGGATGAAGATGCTGAGGCGGCGGCTGAGCATGTCAGCGAGGCACTCGCGAATCACGAGGTTTTGGAGCTTGGTTGTGGTACGGGATATTGGACCGAAGCGATCGCGGAAAATGCAAAGTCGGTACTCGCCACGGACATCAATCCCATCATGTTGGAGATTGCCCAAGAGCGTGAATTCGTTTTGGAGAACGTTGAATTCGCCGAGCTCGATTGGCTGAATCCTGAGCTACCAGAAGGGCGACGCTTCACGGCCTGTTTTGGTGGCGGTGTTTGGTCGCACATCAAGCGCGAAGACTATACCAAAGTATTTAAGCATCTACGCCAAACGCTTGGCGCTGGCGGTTTCGTGGTCTTGGTGGATGATAATTTCGTGGAAGATTTTACGCCGCCGACCGCACGTACGGATGCCGAGGGTAATACCTATCAGATGCGCCAATTGCCAGATGGTAGTCGCATGGAAGTCTTAAAAAATTTTCCTAGCGATAGTTTCTTGAAAAAGAAATTTTCTGCCGTTGCACGCGATGTGCGTTTGAGCCGTAATGAGTTTTTCTGGATGCTCACTTGCGTGCTCAAATAA
- a CDS encoding CysB family HTH-type transcriptional regulator, with product MNLHQLRFVREAVRQNFNLTEAAKALFTSQPGVSKAIIELEEELGIDIFARHGKRIRGLTEPGRAVLKSVEMIMQEIDGLKRIGKEFAAQDSGSFTIATTHTQARYALPKLIQTFMQKYPKVRLSLLQGSPKQIAEMVMRDQADLAIATEAITNVDGLVSMPCYQWEHVVVVPVDHPLLKSKSIALEEIAKYPLITYDTAFAGRSKIDHAFEVKQLKPDVLLEAIDADVIKTYVELGMGVGIIAGVAFDAERDTNLRAIPAGHLFGMNVTRVAVRQGAYLRSYMYSFIEQLSPSMNRKLIDQVMQGGKDNYDL from the coding sequence ATGAATCTACATCAATTGCGTTTTGTGCGCGAAGCGGTGCGTCAAAACTTTAATTTGACTGAAGCAGCGAAAGCGCTGTTCACTTCACAGCCAGGCGTGTCCAAAGCGATTATCGAACTCGAAGAAGAGCTCGGTATCGATATATTCGCTCGTCACGGTAAGCGTATTCGCGGCTTGACGGAACCAGGACGTGCGGTACTGAAGTCGGTCGAAATGATCATGCAAGAAATCGATGGCTTGAAACGCATCGGCAAAGAGTTCGCCGCGCAAGACAGTGGTAGCTTCACGATCGCAACCACCCATACCCAAGCGCGCTACGCCTTGCCAAAGTTGATTCAGACTTTCATGCAGAAATATCCCAAAGTGCGCCTGTCTTTGTTGCAAGGTAGCCCTAAACAAATTGCGGAAATGGTGATGCGTGATCAAGCGGATTTGGCAATTGCGACCGAGGCGATTACTAATGTCGATGGCCTCGTTTCTATGCCTTGCTATCAATGGGAGCACGTGGTGGTGGTTCCAGTTGATCACCCGCTGTTAAAGAGCAAGTCGATCGCACTTGAGGAAATTGCCAAGTATCCTTTGATTACCTATGACACGGCGTTCGCTGGGCGCAGCAAAATCGATCATGCCTTTGAGGTCAAACAGCTCAAGCCCGATGTTCTGCTGGAAGCGATTGATGCTGACGTGATTAAGACTTATGTCGAATTGGGAATGGGAGTCGGCATTATCGCCGGTGTGGCTTTCGATGCGGAACGCGATACCAATTTACGTGCGATTCCGGCCGGCCATTTGTTCGGCATGAACGTTACGCGGGTCGCCGTTCGGCAAGGCGCGTATTTGCGTAGCTACATGTATTCTTTCATTGAGCAGCTTTCGCCGAGCATGAATCGCAAGTTGATCGATCAAGTCATGCAGGGTGGTAAAGACAACTACGACCTGTGA
- a CDS encoding fumarylacetoacetate hydrolase family protein — protein MKLATLKDGTRDGQLAVVSRDLKTAQIADGIARSLQHALDDWNFIAPQLEAVYERLNAGRGINSFDFDPKNCMAPLPRAFQWADGSSYVNHVELVRKARNAEMPESFWHDPLMYQGGSDDFIGPTDDIALLSEEWGIDFESEIAVITGDVPMGVKVQEAQEHIRLLMLVNDVSLRNLIPAELAKGFGFFQSKPASSFSPVAVTPDELGEFWKDGKVHLPLRSTWNDVLVGQPNAGVDMVFSFPQLITHLCKTRNARAGTIVGSGTVSNKDPKKGFSCIAEKRALEMIANEGQATTEFMKFGDKIRIEMLDKNGKSIFGAIEQSVVEYHRD, from the coding sequence ATGAAACTTGCAACGCTAAAAGACGGTACCCGTGATGGCCAATTGGCTGTGGTTTCTCGTGATCTGAAAACCGCCCAAATCGCTGATGGCATTGCTCGCAGTTTGCAGCATGCGCTTGACGATTGGAATTTCATTGCGCCGCAGTTAGAAGCGGTTTACGAGCGTCTGAATGCTGGTCGCGGCATTAATAGTTTTGACTTTGATCCTAAAAATTGTATGGCGCCATTGCCACGTGCGTTTCAGTGGGCAGATGGCTCATCGTATGTCAATCACGTTGAATTGGTGCGCAAGGCTCGCAACGCAGAAATGCCTGAGAGTTTTTGGCATGATCCCCTGATGTACCAAGGCGGTAGTGATGATTTTATTGGCCCAACGGACGATATCGCTTTGTTATCTGAAGAGTGGGGCATCGATTTCGAAAGTGAAATCGCCGTGATCACTGGCGATGTGCCGATGGGTGTGAAAGTACAAGAAGCGCAGGAACACATTCGATTATTGATGCTGGTCAACGACGTCTCTTTGCGTAATTTGATTCCTGCGGAATTAGCGAAAGGTTTTGGATTTTTCCAATCCAAGCCTGCTTCGAGTTTTTCGCCAGTGGCGGTAACGCCAGACGAATTAGGCGAGTTTTGGAAAGACGGTAAGGTGCATTTGCCTCTGCGCTCGACATGGAATGATGTGTTAGTTGGTCAGCCCAATGCTGGTGTGGATATGGTTTTTTCCTTCCCACAGTTGATCACACACTTGTGCAAAACGCGTAATGCTCGCGCTGGCACGATCGTCGGATCAGGCACAGTGTCGAATAAAGATCCCAAGAAAGGATTTAGCTGCATCGCAGAAAAACGCGCACTTGAAATGATCGCGAACGAAGGTCAAGCGACCACAGAGTTTATGAAATTCGGTGACAAAATTCGCATCGAGATGTTGGATAAAAATGGCAAATCCATCTTCGGTGCGATTGAACAAAGCGTAGTGGAATATCACCGGGATTGA
- a CDS encoding GNAT family N-acetyltransferase, with the protein MPTNNLPGKGSVKARLQHPKSTPQFGYAKLQPHSNRLRYGIENPSKINKHPTSSIRHCTAAIKEAQLQNTAKLQYFVDTERLSLRTLSVEDAEFYLSLVNDASFIKNIRDKGIRTIEQAQQAITTGHQDIQEKLGFSLYLVERKSDQAKLGLCGLVKRDNLPGVDIGYAFLPDFWRQGFAEEACRGILDWAKNGLNFKELYAIVSPSNLASANLLKKLGFQLQEQLNWEDGPVQLFRLNFVLN; encoded by the coding sequence ATGCCTACCAACAATCTACCAGGGAAAGGCAGCGTTAAAGCCCGTTTGCAACATCCTAAATCGACGCCTCAATTTGGATATGCTAAGCTTCAGCCGCACTCAAATCGACTGCGCTACGGCATCGAAAATCCATCGAAGATTAACAAACATCCGACGAGTTCCATACGACATTGTACCGCAGCCATAAAGGAAGCCCAATTGCAAAACACAGCCAAGCTCCAATACTTTGTCGATACGGAACGCCTCAGTCTGCGTACGCTCAGCGTCGAAGACGCCGAGTTTTATCTCTCCTTAGTCAACGATGCTTCCTTCATCAAGAACATTCGCGACAAAGGCATCCGTACCATTGAGCAAGCGCAACAGGCGATCACAACCGGCCATCAAGATATTCAAGAAAAACTCGGCTTTAGTCTCTATCTCGTCGAGAGAAAAAGCGACCAAGCAAAACTTGGTTTGTGCGGTTTGGTAAAGCGCGACAATTTACCAGGAGTCGATATCGGCTACGCTTTTTTGCCTGATTTCTGGCGTCAAGGCTTTGCCGAAGAAGCGTGCCGCGGCATTCTTGATTGGGCAAAAAATGGTCTCAACTTCAAGGAGCTCTACGCGATTGTCTCACCAAGCAATCTTGCGTCTGCGAATTTACTGAAAAAACTCGGCTTTCAATTGCAAGAACAACTGAACTGGGAGGATGGTCCAGTTCAGTTATTTCGCTTAAATTTTGTCCTCAACTGA
- a CDS encoding cyanophycin metabolism-associated DUF1854 family protein yields the protein MTTAFELQRDQFRKLVLTDADGNHHYDVSPVRAFPIQAPTQGISLVLENGQEVAWIDDLADLKEEIRQLIEGELEGREFMPEILRIVSVTSFATPCTWQVETDRGNTQFVLKGDEDIRRIGKDSLLISDNHGIHFLIRDMFGIDKHSRKILDRFL from the coding sequence ATGACAACAGCATTTGAATTACAACGCGATCAATTCCGTAAGCTGGTGCTCACCGATGCCGATGGCAATCATCATTACGACGTCAGTCCCGTTCGTGCATTCCCGATTCAGGCGCCAACGCAGGGAATTTCATTGGTGCTTGAGAATGGGCAAGAAGTCGCTTGGATTGATGACTTAGCCGACCTGAAAGAAGAGATTCGTCAACTGATCGAAGGCGAACTCGAAGGCCGTGAGTTTATGCCTGAGATTTTGCGGATCGTGAGTGTGACGAGTTTTGCGACACCTTGTACCTGGCAAGTAGAGACCGATCGTGGCAATACGCAATTTGTCTTGAAAGGCGACGAAGACATTCGTCGTATCGGTAAAGACTCACTCTTGATTTCGGATAATCACGGCATTCACTTTTTGATTCGCGATATGTTTGGCATCGATAAACATAGCCGCAAAATCCTTGATCGTTTCTTGTGA
- a CDS encoding cyanophycin metabolism-associated ABC transporter, which translates to MTTSVTLVPTWSEQIQAQLRENETVLHIVETDLDARLQFRSGVIVVTNQRLMARSPDVATWQTWDYQDGLQMRHHDHAGVGHLELSNADGLLAHWRFTLGQNLLIIRLMDGFKERLEEVVTGKPAPKVEQNTCPSCKAILEPDQEECPVCTKVVHTPPSTWTLFRLWRFARPYRFQLAIGFTLMLLGTASHMIPRYLTKPLTDEVLIPFQSGQHVEVSLVATYIGGLLGAAVLAWLLSWGKTYILALVSERIGADLRTATYEHLLKLSLEYFGNKRTGDLMSRIGSESDRICVYLSLHLLDFATDVLMFFMTAAFLLQINTKLALVTLLPLPLIAWAIHLVRDKLRTGFEKIDRVWGELTNVLADTIPGIRVVKAFAQEQREATRFRTANKNNLAVNDKLNKVWSLFSPTVSFLTDLGILVVWVFGIWQIAHEEITVGALVAAVAFISNFYGRIDSMSRIVSVTQKSASAAKRIFDILDHVSSVPEPQNPVQIKEVKGQIELREVGFRYGNRAVNRGISLSVQPGEMIGLVGHSGSGKSTLVNLICRFYDVAEGAILLDGVDIRSYPVSQYRSQIGLVLQEPFLFFGTIADNIAYGKPHATREEIIAAARAAHAHEFILRLPQGYDSMVGERGQGLSGGERQRISIARALLIDPRILIMDEATASVDSETEKEIQKALDNLVQGRTTIAIAHRLSTLHKADRLVVLDRGEVVEVGSHDELMAKEGAYFRLYEAQARNEAAAAVAGE; encoded by the coding sequence ATGACAACTTCCGTCACGCTGGTGCCAACTTGGTCTGAACAAATTCAGGCGCAACTTCGGGAAAACGAAACGGTACTCCATATTGTAGAAACTGATCTCGATGCGCGATTGCAATTTCGCTCAGGGGTGATTGTCGTCACCAATCAACGTTTAATGGCACGCTCACCTGATGTAGCCACATGGCAGACTTGGGACTATCAAGACGGTTTGCAAATGCGTCATCATGATCACGCTGGCGTAGGGCATTTGGAACTGTCGAATGCCGACGGCTTGCTCGCGCACTGGCGTTTTACCTTGGGGCAGAATCTGTTGATCATTCGTTTGATGGATGGTTTCAAAGAACGCTTGGAAGAAGTGGTGACTGGCAAGCCAGCGCCAAAAGTTGAGCAAAATACCTGTCCGAGTTGCAAGGCAATTTTAGAACCTGATCAAGAAGAGTGTCCGGTTTGTACCAAGGTAGTTCATACACCGCCATCGACCTGGACTCTTTTCCGCTTGTGGCGTTTCGCTCGTCCTTATCGTTTCCAGCTAGCGATCGGCTTCACATTGATGTTGTTGGGCACGGCGTCACATATGATTCCGCGCTATCTCACCAAGCCTTTGACGGATGAAGTGTTGATTCCATTTCAAAGTGGTCAGCATGTTGAAGTTTCATTGGTCGCGACTTATATCGGCGGCTTATTGGGCGCGGCGGTGCTGGCTTGGCTCTTAAGTTGGGGCAAAACCTATATTTTGGCCTTGGTATCTGAACGTATCGGTGCCGATCTACGTACAGCAACGTATGAACATTTATTGAAACTTTCGCTCGAGTATTTTGGAAATAAACGCACCGGTGACTTGATGTCGCGGATCGGTAGTGAGAGTGATCGGATTTGCGTCTATTTGTCCTTGCATTTGCTGGATTTTGCGACCGACGTGCTGATGTTTTTTATGACCGCGGCGTTCCTCTTGCAAATCAATACGAAGTTGGCTTTGGTGACTCTATTGCCTTTGCCGCTGATCGCTTGGGCGATTCATTTGGTGCGCGACAAATTGCGTACTGGTTTCGAGAAAATTGACCGCGTATGGGGCGAGTTGACGAATGTCTTGGCTGACACCATACCTGGTATCCGTGTGGTGAAAGCTTTCGCGCAAGAGCAACGCGAAGCGACCCGTTTCCGTACAGCGAATAAAAATAATCTGGCGGTCAATGATAAGTTGAATAAGGTGTGGTCCTTGTTCTCGCCAACGGTTTCTTTCTTGACCGACTTGGGTATTCTGGTCGTTTGGGTATTTGGTATCTGGCAAATTGCGCACGAGGAAATTACGGTTGGTGCTTTGGTGGCGGCCGTTGCCTTCATCAGCAACTTCTACGGCCGTATTGATTCGATGAGTCGCATCGTATCCGTGACGCAAAAATCAGCATCGGCGGCGAAACGTATTTTCGATATTTTGGATCATGTTTCTAGCGTGCCTGAACCACAAAATCCGGTGCAGATTAAAGAAGTCAAAGGTCAAATCGAATTGCGTGAAGTGGGCTTCCGTTATGGTAATCGCGCTGTCAATCGTGGCATCAGTTTGAGTGTCCAACCTGGTGAGATGATAGGCTTGGTAGGACATAGTGGTTCTGGCAAGAGTACTTTGGTTAACTTGATTTGCCGCTTCTATGATGTGGCAGAAGGTGCGATTTTGCTGGATGGCGTCGATATTCGTTCGTATCCGGTGTCGCAATATCGCAGCCAAATAGGCTTGGTCTTGCAAGAGCCGTTCTTATTCTTCGGTACGATTGCTGACAATATCGCTTATGGCAAACCGCATGCGACTCGTGAGGAAATCATCGCTGCTGCACGCGCCGCACATGCCCACGAATTCATTTTACGCTTGCCGCAAGGTTACGATTCCATGGTCGGTGAACGTGGACAAGGCTTGTCGGGCGGCGAACGCCAAAGGATTTCTATCGCACGCGCTTTGTTGATTGATCCACGCATTCTCATCATGGATGAAGCAACCGCGTCAGTCGATTCTGAGACCGAAAAAGAAATTCAAAAAGCACTCGATAATTTGGTTCAAGGCCGTACGACGATTGCGATTGCGCATCGCTTGTCGACTTTGCATAAAGCGGATCGCTTGGTCGTCTTGGATCGCGGCGAAGTGGTGGAAGTCGGTAGTCACGATGAACTGATGGCGAAAGAGGGCGCGTATTTCCGTTTGTATGAAGCGCAAGCTCGTAATGAAGCTGCGGCAGCGGTGGCAGGAGAATAA